Proteins encoded by one window of Brevibacterium atlanticum:
- a CDS encoding DUF2469 domain-containing protein translates to MSADDLDDYEAQLELQLYKEYRDVVGLFAYVVETERRFYLANHVDLKAHNDAGDVYFELTLRDAWVWDSYRSARFIKTVHVLTFKDVNIEEIAKSDLEPPTSIRG, encoded by the coding sequence ATGAGCGCCGATGATCTGGACGACTACGAAGCGCAGCTCGAACTCCAGCTGTACAAGGAATACCGCGACGTCGTCGGCCTCTTCGCGTATGTCGTCGAGACCGAACGCCGCTTCTACCTCGCCAATCACGTCGACCTCAAGGCGCACAACGACGCGGGGGACGTGTACTTCGAGCTGACTCTGCGCGATGCGTGGGTGTGGGACAGCTACCGTTCGGCACGATTCATCAAGACCGTGCACGTGCTGACGTTCAAGGATGTCAACATCGAGGAGATCGCGAAGTCCGATCTCGAACCGCCCACGTCCATCCGCGGCTGA
- a CDS encoding tyrosine recombinase XerC, which yields MSTPSTVAEVVSGYADHLRSRDVSAHTARAYVSDVTDFLDHAVHSTKLRRGANTGEERSRADEGVRIDLPAIELDDLRSWLIALDDAGAAKSTVARKIAAIRSFFAYGVTSLGLPNNPAARLRTPKKDSRLPTVLKPQQAASLISAADTQTDGTAEKDSAKGRDADPLEAAKRIRDAAILEMLYATAVRVSELTGLDRADVDRRASMITVLGKGNKERRVPFGAPARKALDDWLKARDLFAGPGSGDALFLGVRGGRIGARQVRELVHRYGADDPGAPDIGPHGLRHSAATHMLDRGADLRQIQELLGHSTMSSTQIYTHVSMQRLQETYRRAHPRA from the coding sequence GTGAGCACACCGTCGACCGTCGCCGAGGTGGTGTCCGGCTATGCCGACCACCTGCGGTCCCGTGACGTCTCCGCACACACTGCTCGCGCCTACGTCTCCGACGTCACCGACTTCCTCGACCACGCCGTGCACTCGACGAAGCTGCGCCGCGGCGCGAACACGGGAGAGGAGCGTTCGCGGGCCGACGAGGGCGTGAGGATCGATCTGCCCGCAATCGAACTCGATGACCTGCGTTCCTGGCTCATCGCCCTCGATGACGCCGGCGCGGCGAAGTCAACGGTGGCACGCAAGATCGCGGCCATACGTTCCTTCTTCGCGTACGGAGTCACAAGTCTGGGACTGCCGAACAACCCGGCCGCGCGTCTGCGCACACCGAAGAAGGATTCACGCCTGCCCACGGTGCTCAAGCCTCAACAGGCCGCCAGCCTCATCTCTGCCGCAGATACGCAGACCGATGGGACTGCTGAGAAAGACTCCGCGAAGGGACGAGATGCCGATCCGCTCGAAGCCGCGAAGCGGATCCGCGATGCCGCGATCCTCGAGATGCTCTATGCCACCGCAGTGCGCGTCTCAGAACTCACCGGGCTCGACCGCGCAGACGTCGACCGTCGAGCATCGATGATCACCGTACTCGGCAAAGGCAACAAGGAACGACGCGTCCCCTTCGGTGCCCCGGCACGGAAAGCACTGGACGACTGGCTGAAGGCCCGGGATCTCTTCGCCGGGCCCGGCAGCGGCGATGCTCTGTTCCTCGGCGTCCGGGGCGGACGCATCGGAGCCAGGCAGGTCCGCGAGCTCGTTCACCGGTACGGCGCCGATGATCCCGGCGCACCGGACATCGGACCCCACGGACTGCGCCACTCCGCGGCCACCCATATGCTCGACCGGGGTGCCGATCTGCGGCAGATCCAGGAGCTGCTCGGCCACTCGACGATGAGCAGCACCCAGATCTACACACACGTGTCCATGCAGCGGCTGCAGGAGACCTACCGTCGGGCGCACCCTCGAGCGTGA
- the dprA gene encoding DNA-processing protein DprA produces the protein MTVSTNDEVRTSIAALLRIGEPGDGLLRRLVDDIGPVAALAIITAVAGGQSSPDEAVAGLASNGTDAAEGGAAAHGQLAGAIDRWAVRVEDEDGGGDLDKIARLGGRLVIPGDAEWPSMLNDLGSAAPLGLWVRGAAELGAALARAVAVVGARAASSYGTKCASDLAWDLASRGITVVSGGAFGIDAAAHRAAIAREAPTVAFMAGGVDRFYPAANADLFEQILATGAIVSETAPGMTPMRHRFLLRNRLIAASAQVIVVVEAGWRSGALNTARHALELSRQVAAFPGSVYSASSTGAHRLVREHEAELVTCCDDVMALIDEDAPTLFDTSGTGDGHEVLVGHDPVDELDEREKICLNALSATKALDAGTTAVRAGLTIADALSALSALDLAGLAERRDSGWVKLRKPRG, from the coding sequence ATGACCGTGAGCACGAACGATGAGGTCCGCACCTCCATTGCCGCACTCCTGCGCATCGGCGAACCCGGGGACGGACTGCTTCGGCGACTGGTCGACGATATCGGGCCGGTCGCCGCCCTGGCGATCATCACCGCCGTCGCCGGAGGACAGTCCTCCCCGGACGAAGCGGTCGCCGGACTCGCCTCGAACGGCACCGACGCAGCGGAGGGCGGGGCCGCGGCACACGGACAGCTGGCCGGTGCCATCGATCGCTGGGCGGTGCGCGTCGAAGACGAGGATGGGGGAGGAGACCTGGACAAGATCGCCCGCCTCGGCGGTCGTCTCGTCATCCCCGGCGACGCGGAATGGCCGAGCATGCTCAACGACCTCGGGTCGGCAGCGCCGCTCGGACTGTGGGTGCGCGGGGCAGCGGAACTGGGAGCGGCGCTGGCCCGCGCGGTCGCAGTCGTCGGTGCCAGAGCTGCCAGCAGCTACGGAACCAAATGCGCTTCCGACCTGGCCTGGGACCTCGCCTCGCGCGGCATCACCGTCGTCTCAGGGGGAGCTTTCGGCATCGACGCCGCAGCACACCGCGCTGCCATCGCCCGCGAAGCACCGACGGTCGCCTTCATGGCAGGAGGAGTCGACCGCTTCTACCCGGCAGCCAACGCCGACCTGTTCGAACAGATCCTGGCCACCGGTGCCATCGTGTCCGAAACCGCGCCCGGGATGACCCCGATGCGGCACCGCTTCCTGCTGCGCAATCGACTCATCGCCGCCTCCGCCCAGGTGATCGTCGTCGTTGAAGCCGGATGGCGCAGCGGGGCCCTCAACACCGCCCGGCACGCTCTCGAACTCTCCCGCCAGGTCGCCGCATTCCCCGGATCGGTGTACTCGGCCTCATCGACGGGCGCGCACCGGCTCGTGCGCGAACACGAAGCCGAACTCGTCACCTGCTGCGATGACGTCATGGCCCTCATCGACGAGGATGCCCCGACGCTGTTCGACACGTCCGGCACCGGCGACGGACACGAGGTGCTCGTGGGCCACGACCCCGTCGACGAACTCGACGAGAGGGAGAAGATCTGCCTCAACGCACTCTCGGCGACCAAGGCCCTCGACGCGGGGACGACCGCGGTTCGGGCGGGTCTGACCATCGCCGATGCGCTCAGCGCGCTGAGCGCGCTCGACCTCGCCGGTCTTGCCGAACGTCGCGACTCGGGGTGGGTGAAGCTGCGGAAGCCGCGCGGCTGA
- a CDS encoding YifB family Mg chelatase-like AAA ATPase, translating into MNGDVLAVDSGEPEYTGSSSAASNSAQSCPGGVDSAANVIGRASAVALWGLSGKIVSIEASVSAGLPGIDIVGLPDVSVSESRKRLRAALAYLGTPVATHHLTINLTPGTVPKVGTGFDLGIAVAVLKALGKIAADDTGEVIHLGEIGLDGRIRPVTGVLPSLHSGVQAGFERFVVPIGNADEAALVGRARMRPVASLADVVNLYGGSMAVPALPAVLEMDRPVAVTPDLHDLAEVQGQSEGRFGLEVAAAGGHNLLMRGTPGAGKTLLAQCLPGILPPLDDDEAVEVATVRSLRGELDGSDGLDHRPPFEAPHHRSTASALIGGRRPGTVGLLSLAHRGVLFMDEAPEFSRDVLEALRQPMEAGRVHINRAWGSMVLPASFQLVMAANPCPCGVGMAGAGADCRCTPLDKRRYRNRLSGPLLDRVDLQLELFPVSPADLRLGGGQETSETVAMRVAQARERQAERYADCGWRLNAEAPGNWLREHFALTPAALSDLDRALDTGRITMRGYDRVLRVATTLSDLAGAPGPDPDTMRTALALRTQES; encoded by the coding sequence ATGAATGGCGATGTTCTCGCTGTTGACTCGGGGGAGCCCGAGTACACGGGGTCGAGTTCTGCCGCGTCGAACTCCGCTCAATCGTGCCCCGGCGGCGTTGATTCCGCCGCCAATGTGATCGGGAGGGCCTCGGCCGTGGCCCTGTGGGGACTGAGCGGAAAGATCGTGTCCATCGAAGCCAGCGTCAGCGCCGGCCTGCCCGGCATCGACATCGTCGGCCTGCCGGACGTCTCCGTCAGCGAATCCCGCAAACGGCTGCGAGCAGCTCTGGCCTATCTCGGCACTCCCGTGGCCACTCACCATCTGACCATCAACCTCACCCCGGGCACCGTGCCGAAGGTCGGCACCGGCTTCGACCTCGGGATCGCCGTCGCCGTGCTCAAGGCTCTCGGAAAGATCGCCGCCGATGACACCGGAGAGGTCATCCACCTCGGCGAGATCGGGCTCGACGGGAGGATCCGTCCCGTCACCGGGGTGCTGCCGTCGCTGCACTCAGGAGTCCAAGCCGGTTTCGAGCGCTTCGTCGTGCCCATCGGCAATGCCGATGAAGCCGCACTGGTCGGTCGGGCTCGCATGCGACCGGTGGCTTCCCTGGCCGATGTCGTCAATCTCTACGGCGGATCGATGGCGGTGCCTGCGCTGCCGGCCGTCCTCGAGATGGACCGACCCGTCGCGGTCACACCGGACCTGCACGACCTCGCCGAGGTCCAAGGCCAGTCCGAAGGCCGCTTCGGTCTCGAGGTGGCGGCCGCCGGCGGCCACAATCTGCTCATGCGAGGAACACCCGGTGCGGGGAAGACCCTCCTGGCACAATGCCTCCCCGGGATCCTGCCTCCGCTCGATGACGACGAAGCCGTGGAAGTGGCCACCGTGCGATCCTTACGCGGTGAACTCGACGGCAGCGACGGACTCGACCACCGACCCCCATTCGAGGCACCGCACCACCGCAGCACCGCCTCGGCGCTCATCGGGGGACGCCGCCCGGGCACGGTCGGCCTCCTCAGCCTAGCCCACCGCGGGGTCCTATTCATGGACGAAGCCCCGGAATTCTCCCGCGACGTCCTCGAAGCGCTGCGCCAGCCGATGGAAGCAGGACGCGTCCACATCAACCGGGCGTGGGGATCGATGGTGCTTCCGGCCTCGTTCCAACTCGTCATGGCTGCGAATCCGTGCCCGTGCGGAGTCGGCATGGCCGGGGCGGGCGCGGACTGTCGGTGCACACCTTTGGACAAGCGTCGCTACCGCAACCGCCTGTCCGGACCGCTGCTCGACCGAGTCGACCTGCAGCTCGAACTCTTCCCAGTCTCTCCGGCGGACCTGCGCCTCGGCGGAGGTCAGGAGACCAGCGAGACCGTGGCCATGCGAGTCGCCCAGGCGCGCGAGAGACAGGCCGAACGCTACGCGGACTGCGGCTGGCGGCTCAACGCCGAGGCACCGGGTAACTGGCTGCGCGAGCACTTCGCCCTGACACCGGCAGCACTGTCCGACCTCGACAGAGCCTTGGACACCGGTCGGATCACGATGCGCGGCTACGACCGAGTGCTGCGGGTCGCCACCACGCTGTCCGACCTCGCCGGTGCACCCGGCCCCGACCCCGACACGATGAGAACGGCGCTCGCCCTGAGGACACAGGAGTCATGA
- a CDS encoding YraN family protein codes for MAQRRTIGRSRTARGMRKQALGEHGEDLAAAFLEAAGLVIIERNFRCPRGELDIIARDGDTAVFVEVKTRRTAALGSPLEAITATKLGRIRRLVGIWLSSQDEFFPATRIDALGIIIEPSLQFFHCPNIQVDS; via the coding sequence ATGGCACAGAGACGGACAATCGGCCGATCACGCACCGCCCGAGGGATGCGCAAGCAGGCGCTGGGCGAGCACGGTGAAGACCTTGCGGCGGCGTTCCTCGAAGCCGCGGGCCTGGTCATCATCGAACGCAACTTCCGCTGCCCGCGTGGCGAACTCGACATCATCGCCCGAGACGGAGACACCGCGGTCTTCGTCGAGGTCAAGACCCGCCGGACCGCGGCGCTGGGCTCCCCACTGGAGGCCATCACCGCGACCAAGCTCGGGCGTATCCGCCGATTGGTCGGAATCTGGCTGAGCAGTCAGGACGAGTTCTTCCCGGCCACCCGCATCGACGCCCTCGGCATCATCATCGAACCGAGTCTGCAGTTCTTCCACTGCCCGAACATCCAGGTCGACTCATGA